A genomic window from Gossypium hirsutum isolate 1008001.06 chromosome D10, Gossypium_hirsutum_v2.1, whole genome shotgun sequence includes:
- the LOC121202927 gene encoding endonuclease 1, producing the protein MVVLWRLSSLLVALALVLVPRTHGWSKEGHVLTCRIAQGLLEPEAASAVENLLPDYANGDLSSLCVWPDQIRHWYRYRWTSPLHFIDTPDDACSYEYSRDCHDTHGVKDMCVAGAIQNFTSQLEHYREGTSDRRYNMTEALLFLSHFMGDIHQPMHVGFTTDEGGNTIAVRWFRHKSNLHHVWDREIILTALADNYEKNLDSLQEDLVGNFTEGIWFDDVASWKECDDLLPCLNKYATESINIACKWGYKGVKSGQTLADEYFDSRMPIVMKRIAQGGVRLAMILNSVFGDSQQGFAAAT; encoded by the exons ATGGTCGTGTTGTGGAGGTTGTCTTCATTGTTGGTGGCTCTGGCACTGGTCTTAGTGCCTAGAACCCATGGTTGGAGCAAAGAAGGTCATGTTTTAACATGTCGGATAGCTCAG GGTCTTTTAGAGCCTGAGGCTGCATCAGCTGTTGAAAATTTGTTGCCTGACTATGCTAATGGAGACCTTTCGTCCCTTTGCGTATGGCCGGACCAAATCCGGCATTGGTATAGGTATCGATGGACTAGTCCACTTCACTTCATCGATACTCCGGATGATGCTTGCTCGTATGAGTATTCGA gggACTGTCATGATACTCATGGTGTGAAGGACATGTGTGTTGCTGGTGCAATCCAAAATTTCACTTCACAGCTTGAGCATTACAGGGAAGGAACATCGGATCGTCGAT ATAACATGACAGAAGCCTTGTTGTTCTTGTCGCACTTCATGGGAGATATCCATCAGCCGATGCATGTCGGTTTTACGACCGATGAAGGCGGAAATACCATTGCAGTACGCTGGTTTAGGCACAAATCCAATCTGCACCAT GTGTGGGATAGGGAGATCATCCTTACAGCTCTAGCAGATAACTATGAAAAGAACCTGGACAGCCTTCAAGAGGACTTAGTAGGGAACTTTACTGAA GGAATCTGGTTTGACGATGTAGCATCATGGAAAGAATGTGATGATCTTCTTCCATGCTTGAACAA GTATGCTACAGAGAGCATAAACATAGCTTGCAAATGGGGTTACAAAGGCGTAAAGTCTGGACAAACACTGGCAG ATGAATACTTCGATTCAAGGATGCCTATAGTAATGAAAAGAATTGCTCAAGGAGGGGTCAGATTAGCAATGATTTTGAACTCGGTTTTTGGTGATTCTCAACAAGGTTTTGCAGCTGCAACTTAA
- the LOC107942071 gene encoding quinone oxidoreductase PIG3 — translation MKAVVITTAGGPEVLQLQQVNDPEIKDDEILIKVEATALNRADTFQRNGSYPPPKGASPYLGLECSGTIQAVGKDVSRWKVGDQVCALLNGGGYAEKVAVHGGHVLPIPPGVSLKDAAGLPEVACTVWSTVFMMSRLSAGETFLVHGGSSGIGTFAIQIVKNKGATVLVTAGSEEKLAFCKKLGADVCINYKREDFVARAKEETGGKGVDVILDCIGASYLQRNLDSLNFDGRLFIIGFQGGAVTEIKLNTLLPKCLTVQGAALRPRSTENKAMVVSEVEKNVWPAVAAGKVKPIIYKSFPLSEAGEAHRLMESSEHIGKILLVP, via the exons ATGAAAGCAGTGGTGATAACTACAGCAGGTGGCCCAGAGGTGCTGCAATTGCAACAAGTAAATGACCCAGAGATCAAAGACGATGAAATCCTCATCAAGGTAGAAGCCACCGCATTAAACCGGGCCGATACTTTCCAAAGGAACGGTTCCTACCCTCCTCCAAAGGGTGCAAGTCCTTATCTTGGTCTTGAATGTTCTGGCACAATCCAAGCTGTTGGCAAGGATGTTTCTCGCTGGAAAGTTGGAGATCAG GTCTGTGCTCTTCTTAATGGAGGTGGATATGCTGAGAAAGTGGCGGTTCATGGTGGACATGTACTACCAATTCCACCTGGTGTTTCACTCAAAGATGCTGCTGGTTTACCTGAAGTTGCTTGTACTGTTTGGTCCACTGTTTTTATGATGAGTCGCTTATCTGCTGGGGAGACTTTCTTG GTCCATGGCGGTTCTAGTGGAATTGGCACTTTTGCAATTCAGATCGTTAAGAACAAAGGAGCAACAGTATTGGTTACAGCAG GGAGTGAAGAAAAATTGGCTTTCTGCAAGAAACTTGGAGCTGATGTGTGCATCAATTACAAGAGAGAGGACTTTGTTGCACGTGCTAAGGAAGAAACTGGAGGGAAGG GTGTTGATGTAATTCTGGATTGCATTGGAGCATCCTACCTTCAACGAAACCTCGACAGCTTAAATTTTGATGGAAGGCTTTTTATTATTGGCTTCCAGGGTGGAGCGGTCACTGAAATTAAACTCAATACTTTACTTCCAAAGTGCCTCACGGTGCAAG GAGCTGCTTTGCGACCAAGAAGTACCGAAAACAAAGCAATGGTTGTCAGTGAAGTGGAGAAGAATGTTTGGCCTGCAGTTGCAGCAGGCAAGGTGAAGCCTATCATTTACAAATCTTTTCCCTTATCTGAGGCTGGGGAGGCTCATCGGCTCATGGAAAGTAGTGAACATATCGGGAAGATACTACTTGTTCCATGA